A window from Thalassophryne amazonica chromosome 15, fThaAma1.1, whole genome shotgun sequence encodes these proteins:
- the LOC117526896 gene encoding C-type lectin domain family 4 member E-like isoform X2 produces MADYINDEYVRNSRHTQRQRPNGDTIQTERRLCKLVYFSFGPLCLLQAILNISLRLTEPGGCVVSRKCPTGWTRIRNQCYFISTQSKPWTESRADCLSKGADLVVINNQRKQVDLYQLENLNDAFWIGLFYEETSGIFKWVDGTALNTSYWQQGQPDRGRFLKVENCIEIFKPFHILSNWNDLNCNVRRHWICEKDAGSATPT; encoded by the exons ATGGCGGATTATATTAATGATGAGTATGTGAGAAACTcaagacacacacaaagacagagaccAAATGGAGACACCATTCAAACAG AGAGAAGACTCTGTAAACTGGTCTACTTCAGCTTTGGCCCACTGTGCCTTCTACAAGCCATTCTTAATATTTCTTTGCGCCTCACAG AGCCAGGTGGTTGCGTAGTCTCACGCAAGTGTCCTACAGGGTGGACACGCATCAGAAACCAATGTTACTTCATCTCCACTCAGTCAAAGCCGTGGACGGAGAGTAGAGCTGACTGCCTCAGCAAAGGAGCTGACCTCGTGGTGATCAACAACCAGCGCAAACAG GTAGACTTGTATCAACTAGAGAATTTAAATGATGCATTCTGGATTGGACTGTTTTATGAAGAGACTTCTGGAATCTTCAAATGGGTGGATGGAACTGCTCTGAACACTTC ATATTGGCAGCAGGGCCAACCAGATCGGGGCCGTTTCCTGAAAGtggagaactgcattgagattttTAAGCCCTTCCATATCCTGTCCAACTGGAATGACCTCAACTGTAACGTAAGGCGGCACTGGATATGTGAGAAGGATGCAGGCAGTGCAACGCCTACATAG
- the LOC117526896 gene encoding C-type lectin domain family 4 member E-like isoform X1 produces the protein MADYINDEYVRNSRHTQRQRPNGDTIQTERRLCKLVYFSFGPLCLLQAILNISLRLTEPTYCGSNNFTSELHRLQNRVSELTTELKNVEKIKDLTGPEPGGCVVSRKCPTGWTRIRNQCYFISTQSKPWTESRADCLSKGADLVVINNQRKQVDLYQLENLNDAFWIGLFYEETSGIFKWVDGTALNTSYWQQGQPDRGRFLKVENCIEIFKPFHILSNWNDLNCNVRRHWICEKDAGSATPT, from the exons ATGGCGGATTATATTAATGATGAGTATGTGAGAAACTcaagacacacacaaagacagagaccAAATGGAGACACCATTCAAACAG AGAGAAGACTCTGTAAACTGGTCTACTTCAGCTTTGGCCCACTGTGCCTTCTACAAGCCATTCTTAATATTTCTTTGCGCCTCACAG AACCAACCTACTGTGGCAGCAACAACTTCACTAGTGAGCTACACCGGCTTCAAAACAGGGTCAGTGAACTCACCACTGAGCTAAAGAATGTGGAGAAAATAAAAGACTTGACAGGACCAG AGCCAGGTGGTTGCGTAGTCTCACGCAAGTGTCCTACAGGGTGGACACGCATCAGAAACCAATGTTACTTCATCTCCACTCAGTCAAAGCCGTGGACGGAGAGTAGAGCTGACTGCCTCAGCAAAGGAGCTGACCTCGTGGTGATCAACAACCAGCGCAAACAG GTAGACTTGTATCAACTAGAGAATTTAAATGATGCATTCTGGATTGGACTGTTTTATGAAGAGACTTCTGGAATCTTCAAATGGGTGGATGGAACTGCTCTGAACACTTC ATATTGGCAGCAGGGCCAACCAGATCGGGGCCGTTTCCTGAAAGtggagaactgcattgagattttTAAGCCCTTCCATATCCTGTCCAACTGGAATGACCTCAACTGTAACGTAAGGCGGCACTGGATATGTGAGAAGGATGCAGGCAGTGCAACGCCTACATAG